Proteins from a single region of Microbacterium sp. zg-Y818:
- a CDS encoding alpha/beta fold hydrolase has product MNGGVAEALAGLPGLDVRFSRTCVVTERQTDAAHEWHYLDTGDELARLGVEVVGTILAVHGNPTWSYLWRRLVSASLRAAEEGQPAWRVIAVDQLDMGFSARTGAPRALAQRVRDLGAFTDALGLEGPVVTLGHDWGGVVSLGWAVDHPALLAGVVALNTAVHHPAGEPIPAPLRLAGTRGVLAASTVATPAFLDTTLALAHPALEPDVKDAYRAPYRTAARRQGIGAFVADIPVDGAHESFDELQRIAAGVADLDVPALLLWGPADPIFSDRYLDDLVDRMPHADVHRFEGAGHLIAEDRPYADAILTWLGDNAARLTGDAGPAAPEPAGAAPADHSPADFTPLWAALDARHDDDDVAVIDMATRGGGEGRVTWRQLDDRVRCLASGLARMGVQKGQRVSVLVPPGPTLTAVVYACLRIGAVVVVADAGLGVRGLSRAVRGAWPDVVIGELPGLGAARALGWPGIRISVPRLPAASAKLLGVAADLTTVAAFGAGAPLPDEPAPDDPAAILFTSGSTGPAKGVAYTHRQLSALRDVLAAHFDVTGDTGLVTGFAPFALLGPALGTRSATPDMDVSAPRTLTARAVAAAVRASDARIVFLSPAAILNVVATADALSDDDRRALATVRTFLSTGAPVGESLLAAAAELMPNAEPHTPYGMTECLLVTDVTLDGIRAVADAADRGVCVGSPIGVNQVLISALDADGRATGIPSAEPGVLGEVVVSAPHLKASYDRLWLTDRRAVLDTPAEGRWHRTGDVGHLDAKGRLWIEGRLPHVLATADGPVAPVGAEQDVEGADGVRRAAVVGIGPHRLRQAVAVVETVPAVARPGLASPELTAELRRRTDLPLVAVLAVPQLPTDIRHNSKIDRTRLSQWAERTLAGGRVGRP; this is encoded by the coding sequence GTGAACGGCGGGGTCGCCGAGGCCCTCGCGGGCCTCCCCGGTCTCGACGTCCGCTTCAGTCGCACATGCGTCGTCACCGAGCGCCAGACGGATGCCGCGCACGAGTGGCACTACCTCGACACCGGCGATGAGCTCGCGCGGCTCGGTGTCGAGGTCGTCGGCACGATCCTCGCGGTGCACGGCAACCCGACCTGGTCCTACCTCTGGCGGCGCCTCGTGTCGGCCTCGCTGCGCGCGGCCGAGGAGGGGCAGCCGGCCTGGCGCGTGATCGCCGTCGACCAGCTCGACATGGGGTTCTCGGCCCGCACCGGTGCGCCGCGCGCCCTCGCGCAGCGCGTGCGCGATCTCGGCGCGTTCACCGACGCGCTGGGCCTCGAGGGCCCGGTCGTCACCCTCGGCCACGACTGGGGCGGCGTGGTCTCGCTCGGCTGGGCGGTCGACCACCCGGCACTGCTCGCGGGAGTCGTCGCGCTCAACACCGCCGTGCACCACCCGGCCGGCGAACCGATCCCCGCCCCGCTGCGCCTCGCCGGAACGCGCGGTGTGCTCGCGGCATCCACCGTCGCCACGCCCGCGTTCCTCGACACGACGCTGGCGCTCGCCCACCCCGCGCTCGAACCGGATGTGAAGGACGCCTACCGCGCGCCCTACCGCACCGCCGCCCGCCGGCAGGGCATCGGCGCGTTCGTCGCGGACATTCCGGTGGATGGCGCGCACGAGAGCTTCGACGAGCTGCAGCGCATCGCCGCCGGCGTCGCCGACCTCGACGTGCCGGCGCTGCTGCTGTGGGGGCCGGCCGATCCGATCTTCAGCGACCGTTATCTCGACGACCTCGTCGACCGGATGCCGCACGCCGACGTCCACCGCTTCGAAGGCGCCGGCCACCTGATCGCCGAGGACCGGCCGTACGCCGACGCCATCCTCACGTGGCTGGGCGACAACGCCGCGCGTCTGACCGGCGATGCCGGCCCCGCAGCGCCCGAGCCCGCCGGCGCCGCGCCCGCCGACCACAGCCCCGCGGACTTCACCCCCCTGTGGGCCGCCCTCGACGCCCGCCACGACGACGACGACGTCGCCGTCATCGACATGGCCACGCGGGGCGGCGGCGAGGGCCGCGTCACCTGGCGGCAGCTCGACGACCGCGTGCGGTGCCTGGCGTCCGGTCTCGCGCGCATGGGGGTGCAGAAGGGTCAGCGCGTCTCGGTGCTCGTCCCGCCGGGGCCCACCCTCACGGCCGTGGTCTATGCGTGCCTGCGCATCGGCGCCGTCGTCGTCGTTGCGGACGCCGGGCTCGGGGTGCGGGGACTCTCCCGCGCCGTGCGCGGCGCGTGGCCCGACGTCGTCATCGGCGAGCTGCCGGGCCTGGGCGCCGCCCGCGCGCTGGGGTGGCCCGGCATCCGCATCTCGGTGCCGCGGCTGCCCGCGGCATCCGCGAAGCTGCTCGGGGTCGCTGCCGACCTCACCACGGTGGCCGCGTTCGGGGCAGGCGCTCCCCTCCCCGACGAGCCGGCACCCGACGACCCTGCGGCGATCCTCTTCACCTCCGGGTCGACAGGGCCGGCGAAGGGCGTCGCCTATACGCATCGGCAGCTCTCGGCGCTGCGCGACGTGCTCGCCGCCCACTTCGACGTGACAGGCGACACCGGGCTCGTCACGGGCTTCGCACCGTTCGCCCTGCTCGGCCCGGCGCTCGGCACCCGCTCGGCGACCCCCGACATGGACGTCTCGGCGCCCCGCACCCTCACGGCGCGAGCCGTCGCCGCCGCGGTGCGGGCCTCCGACGCCCGCATCGTGTTCCTGTCGCCGGCGGCGATCCTCAACGTCGTCGCCACGGCCGATGCGCTGTCGGACGACGACCGCCGCGCGCTCGCCACGGTGCGCACGTTCCTCTCGACCGGAGCACCGGTCGGCGAGTCGCTGCTGGCGGCCGCGGCGGAGCTCATGCCGAACGCCGAGCCGCACACCCCCTACGGCATGACCGAGTGCCTGCTCGTCACGGACGTGACGCTCGACGGCATCCGTGCCGTGGCGGATGCCGCCGACCGCGGCGTCTGCGTCGGCTCGCCGATCGGGGTGAACCAGGTGCTGATCAGCGCTCTGGATGCCGATGGTCGGGCGACCGGCATCCCGAGCGCCGAGCCCGGTGTGCTCGGGGAGGTCGTCGTGTCGGCGCCGCACCTGAAGGCGTCGTACGACCGACTGTGGCTCACCGACCGCCGCGCCGTGCTCGACACCCCTGCCGAAGGGCGCTGGCACCGCACCGGCGACGTCGGGCACCTCGACGCCAAGGGCCGGCTCTGGATCGAGGGCCGGCTGCCGCACGTGCTGGCCACCGCCGACGGGCCGGTCGCGCCCGTCGGTGCGGAGCAGGACGTCGAAGGTGCCGACGGGGTACGGCGTGCCGCGGTCGTCGGCATCGGCCCGCACCGGCTGCGGCAGGCCGTCGCCGTCGTCGAGACGGTCCCGGCCGTCGCTCGGCCGGGGCTGGCGTCGCCTGAGCTGACTGCCGAGCTGCGTCGGCGCACGGATCTTCCGCTCGTCGCGGTGCTGGCGGTGCCGCAGCTGCCCACCGACATCCGCCACAACTCCAAGATCGACCGCACCCGGCTGTCGCAGTGGGCCGAGCGCACGCTCGCCGGCGGACGGGTGGGCCGGCCGTGA
- a CDS encoding VOC family protein — translation MDESTNAPAGISAAEFHRAPDVVDWRVTEVGPHAVFTATSLAQAAELIGPIVAAAERFGILPDVDLRPEGVVVRVPNRTQQGIPAAAPQFAAAVSLAAAEHGLTADPSLAQSVGIYVAQHSQVDVRPFFLAALGYEPLGETDAIDPLRCGPQLAFNPITGDTPARGRTHFDVFVPADRAQARVDAALAAGGRLVDDTQAPAWWSLASPDNHGVDIASWTDTSG, via the coding sequence ATGGACGAGTCGACGAACGCGCCCGCGGGCATTTCCGCTGCGGAGTTTCACCGTGCCCCCGACGTCGTGGACTGGCGGGTCACCGAGGTCGGCCCGCACGCCGTCTTCACCGCGACGTCGCTGGCGCAGGCAGCCGAGCTCATCGGCCCGATCGTCGCCGCGGCCGAACGCTTCGGCATCCTGCCCGATGTCGACCTGCGGCCCGAAGGCGTCGTCGTGCGCGTGCCCAACCGCACGCAGCAGGGCATCCCCGCGGCCGCGCCGCAGTTCGCCGCCGCGGTCTCGCTCGCTGCCGCCGAACACGGATTGACCGCTGACCCGTCGCTGGCCCAGTCGGTCGGCATCTACGTGGCACAGCACTCGCAGGTCGACGTGCGGCCGTTCTTCCTGGCGGCGCTCGGCTACGAGCCGCTCGGCGAGACGGATGCCATCGACCCGCTGCGGTGTGGCCCGCAGCTGGCGTTCAACCCGATCACCGGGGACACCCCGGCGCGCGGGCGCACGCACTTCGATGTCTTCGTTCCCGCCGATCGGGCGCAGGCGCGGGTGGATGCCGCGCTCGCCGCAGGTGGCCGCCTGGTCGATGACACCCAGGCGCCGGCGTGGTGGTCGCTGGCCTCCCCGGACAACCACGGCGTCGACATCGCCTCGTGGACCGACACCTCCGGGTGA
- a CDS encoding NAD-dependent epimerase/dehydratase family protein, protein MIVAVTGASGYLGRAVAAELVAAGHEVRALQRRPSRVEGVTDVLGSVTDSQAVARVVDGAEGIVHLAAKVSLAGDPAEFHEVNVEGTRALLVAAEHAGASRFVQVSSPSVAHAGVALAGVGAEPASPQHARGEYARTKAEAELIALDRDSPAMRVVAVRPHLVWGPGDTQLVGRIVDRARRGRLPLLDGGRALIDSTYVDNAATGIVAALHRADEAHGRAFVITNGEPRPVGELLAGICLAAGVTPPRWSVPSGLARAAGSLIERAWALRPGADEPPMTRFLAEQLSTAHWFDQRETRRALAWAPSVSIDEGLRRLAAHAAATA, encoded by the coding sequence GTGATCGTCGCCGTCACCGGAGCGTCCGGCTACCTCGGGCGCGCAGTCGCCGCCGAGCTCGTCGCCGCCGGCCACGAGGTGCGCGCGCTGCAGCGACGGCCCAGCCGCGTCGAGGGCGTCACCGACGTTCTCGGGTCCGTCACCGATTCGCAGGCCGTCGCCCGCGTCGTCGACGGCGCCGAGGGCATCGTCCACCTCGCCGCCAAGGTGTCGCTGGCGGGAGACCCCGCCGAGTTCCATGAGGTCAACGTCGAGGGCACGCGAGCCCTGCTCGTCGCGGCAGAGCACGCCGGGGCATCCCGCTTCGTACAGGTGTCGTCGCCCTCGGTGGCGCACGCCGGAGTGGCGCTTGCAGGCGTGGGGGCCGAACCGGCATCCCCGCAGCACGCCCGCGGCGAATATGCGCGGACGAAAGCCGAGGCCGAGCTCATCGCCCTCGACCGCGACTCCCCCGCGATGCGCGTCGTGGCCGTGCGCCCCCACCTCGTGTGGGGGCCGGGCGACACCCAGCTGGTCGGCCGCATCGTCGACCGCGCGCGGCGGGGACGCCTGCCGCTGCTCGACGGCGGGCGGGCGCTCATCGACTCCACCTACGTCGACAACGCGGCCACCGGCATCGTCGCCGCGTTGCACCGCGCCGACGAGGCGCACGGCCGCGCGTTCGTGATCACGAACGGCGAGCCGCGGCCGGTCGGCGAGCTGCTGGCGGGCATCTGCCTCGCGGCGGGCGTCACCCCGCCGCGGTGGAGCGTGCCCTCGGGCCTCGCGCGCGCCGCCGGCTCGCTCATCGAGCGCGCCTGGGCGCTGCGGCCCGGAGCGGACGAGCCGCCCATGACGCGGTTCCTGGCCGAGCAGCTGTCGACGGCGCACTGGTTCGACCAGCGCGAGACCCGCCGGGCGCTCGCGTGGGCGCCGTCGGTGAGCATCGATGAGGGGCTGCGGCGGCTCGCGGCGCACGCGGCCGCGACCGCCTGA
- a CDS encoding 3-oxoacyl-ACP synthase III has protein sequence MPGNATARFDNVALLSVARVLPGRVTTSDDIEERLAPSLKRLRLHSGMLKRVAGVLERRNWAAGETVDAATIAAGKQALADAGVSPSEVGLLINTSVTRTNLEPSVAVALHHGLDLPSSAINFDVANACLGFINGMSLAATMIDSGQIRYAIVVAGEDADEIQVNTIERLLQSESGRAGFLSEFASLTLGSGSAAAVLGRADEHPAGHRILGGVTRAATEFHRLCVGSVDGMFTDAKALLKGGLALVVSAWKEAAAEWDWKSMNRYITHQVSSVHTDAIVKAVNLDRDRVPTTFPRLGNIGPASVPITLVEEQATLQRGDRVLLMGVGSGLNTAMMELAW, from the coding sequence GTGCCCGGTAACGCCACCGCCCGCTTCGATAACGTCGCGTTGCTCTCGGTCGCGAGGGTTCTCCCCGGTCGGGTGACCACCTCGGACGACATCGAGGAGCGTCTCGCGCCCTCGCTCAAGCGCCTCCGGCTCCACAGCGGAATGCTGAAGCGCGTCGCCGGAGTGCTCGAGCGGCGCAACTGGGCGGCGGGCGAAACCGTCGACGCCGCCACGATCGCCGCGGGTAAGCAAGCGCTCGCGGATGCCGGGGTCAGCCCATCCGAGGTCGGCCTGCTGATCAACACCTCGGTCACGCGCACGAACCTGGAGCCCTCCGTGGCCGTGGCCCTCCACCACGGCCTGGACCTGCCGAGCTCGGCCATCAACTTCGACGTCGCCAACGCCTGCCTCGGGTTCATCAACGGCATGTCGCTCGCGGCGACGATGATCGATTCCGGCCAGATCCGTTACGCCATCGTGGTCGCCGGCGAGGACGCCGATGAGATCCAGGTCAACACGATCGAGCGACTACTGCAGTCCGAGAGCGGCCGCGCCGGCTTCCTGAGCGAGTTCGCCTCCCTCACCCTCGGTTCGGGGTCCGCCGCGGCGGTGCTGGGGCGCGCCGACGAGCACCCCGCGGGCCACCGCATCCTCGGCGGCGTGACGCGTGCCGCCACCGAATTCCACCGCCTCTGCGTCGGCAGCGTCGACGGCATGTTCACCGACGCCAAAGCGCTCTTGAAGGGCGGCCTCGCGCTCGTCGTGTCGGCGTGGAAAGAGGCGGCGGCGGAATGGGACTGGAAGTCGATGAACCGCTACATCACGCACCAGGTGTCGTCGGTGCACACCGACGCCATCGTCAAGGCGGTGAACCTCGATAGGGACCGCGTGCCGACGACGTTCCCCCGGCTCGGCAACATCGGCCCGGCATCCGTCCCCATCACCCTCGTCGAAGAGCAAGCGACGCTGCAGCGGGGCGACCGGGTTCTGCTCATGGGCGTCGGCTCGGGGCTCAACACCGCGATGATGGAACTCGCCTGGTGA
- a CDS encoding DUF6226 family protein, producing MTDYVRPDVAPQTFTDEAGTTVDYGGRWPQSPPSESYSVVSNRERFAPLHAVAEALIAWLAETFDVAVVDDPAASDDLLRLPASVTRAVRVTPSDPDAAVLTFVFTAFPGVILHAGLLHDFPFPVCGCDACDETWERGADEMEWTVRTVVEGGFAEGIDRRRQLPVFFSLDEPGVATSSGSGRAEDYPADRLLVAAPLLPRDELWAPWPFPEGEAAFGG from the coding sequence ATGACCGACTACGTGCGGCCCGACGTTGCGCCGCAGACCTTCACCGACGAGGCCGGCACCACCGTCGACTACGGCGGTCGGTGGCCGCAGTCGCCCCCGTCGGAGTCCTACTCCGTCGTGAGCAACCGTGAGCGGTTCGCCCCGCTGCACGCCGTCGCCGAGGCCCTCATCGCGTGGCTCGCCGAGACCTTCGACGTCGCCGTCGTCGACGACCCTGCGGCATCCGATGATCTGCTGCGCCTGCCCGCGTCGGTGACGCGGGCAGTGCGGGTGACGCCCAGCGACCCGGATGCCGCCGTGCTCACCTTCGTGTTCACGGCCTTTCCCGGAGTGATCCTGCACGCCGGGCTGCTGCACGATTTTCCGTTCCCGGTGTGCGGGTGCGACGCCTGCGACGAGACGTGGGAGCGGGGTGCGGATGAGATGGAGTGGACGGTGCGCACCGTGGTCGAGGGCGGGTTCGCCGAGGGGATCGATCGGCGGCGCCAGTTGCCGGTGTTCTTCTCGCTCGACGAGCCGGGCGTCGCCACGTCTTCGGGATCGGGGCGTGCCGAGGACTATCCCGCCGACCGCCTGCTCGTCGCGGCGCCGCTCCTGCCGCGCGATGAGCTGTGGGCGCCGTGGCCGTTTCCGGAGGGCGAAGCGGCGTTCGGCGGCTGA
- a CDS encoding alcohol dehydrogenase catalytic domain-containing protein, which translates to MKSVHVTGVNQIDWVEVDKPEVGPRDVLLRIRACGICGSDAMYASYGGIPPRQGATPLGHEPAAEIVEVGAEVEGFAVGDHVVIDTMRFTDGLLGSGGAQGGFTPYVVVRDATPGVQLKVIPDHVPWDVAALNEPMAVALHAVNRTGVKEGDKVVIFGAGPIGLGALLGYRRKGASHIVVVDVIPSRLEKALEIGADAVIDSSKEDVGTRLVELHGDGATPWVRGVRPATDIYLDAAGVAVVPQTVTRIAKHGATLGVVAVHKKPVELDFGGILQSEMNIVWAMGYPTEIFEVTDDIVENWEKYAKIISHRFPFEQTLEALELAATPGAADKVTVVFD; encoded by the coding sequence ATGAAATCCGTCCACGTCACCGGTGTGAACCAGATCGACTGGGTCGAGGTCGACAAGCCCGAGGTCGGCCCGCGGGATGTGCTGCTGCGCATCCGCGCGTGCGGCATCTGCGGCTCCGACGCCATGTACGCCAGCTACGGCGGCATCCCGCCCCGTCAGGGTGCCACTCCCCTCGGGCACGAGCCTGCCGCCGAGATCGTCGAGGTCGGCGCCGAGGTCGAGGGCTTCGCCGTGGGCGACCACGTCGTCATCGACACCATGCGCTTCACCGACGGGCTGCTCGGCTCCGGCGGCGCCCAGGGCGGCTTCACCCCCTACGTCGTCGTGCGCGACGCCACCCCGGGAGTGCAGCTGAAGGTCATCCCCGACCACGTGCCGTGGGATGTCGCCGCGCTGAACGAACCGATGGCCGTGGCCCTGCACGCCGTCAACCGCACTGGCGTGAAGGAGGGCGACAAGGTCGTCATCTTCGGCGCCGGCCCCATCGGCCTGGGCGCGCTGCTCGGCTACCGCCGCAAGGGCGCGAGCCACATCGTCGTCGTCGACGTGATCCCCTCCCGCCTCGAGAAGGCGCTGGAGATCGGCGCGGATGCCGTCATCGACTCCTCCAAGGAGGACGTCGGCACACGCCTGGTCGAACTCCACGGCGACGGCGCGACCCCGTGGGTGCGAGGCGTCCGCCCCGCCACCGACATCTACCTGGATGCCGCGGGTGTCGCCGTCGTACCCCAGACCGTCACCCGCATCGCCAAGCACGGCGCAACGCTCGGCGTCGTCGCGGTGCACAAGAAGCCGGTCGAGCTCGACTTCGGCGGCATCCTCCAGAGCGAGATGAACATCGTGTGGGCGATGGGCTACCCGACCGAGATCTTCGAGGTGACCGACGACATCGTGGAGAACTGGGAGAAGTACGCCAAGATCATCAGCCACCGGTTCCCGTTCGAGCAGACCCTTGAGGCGCTCGAGCTCGCCGCGACGCCGGGCGCGGCAGACAAGGTGACCGTCGTCTTCGACTGA
- a CDS encoding copper chaperone PCu(A)C, with product MITRSTRIRLGALLAAGALALSGCASATPAAETDPVAIAAGDVVTISDAWVKVAESGMSAGFGELINDGDTDVTVVSATTEAASTVELHETAADDSGQTVMREVEGGFVIPANGALTLEPGGNHLMLMGLTAPLAAGEEVEVTLIFSDDTTYAFTAPVKDYAGANETYEGEDMHEKTDH from the coding sequence GTGATCACTCGCTCCACCCGCATCCGTCTCGGCGCTCTTCTCGCCGCCGGCGCCCTCGCCCTCAGCGGCTGCGCATCCGCCACGCCCGCAGCCGAGACCGACCCGGTCGCCATTGCCGCGGGCGACGTCGTCACCATCAGCGACGCCTGGGTGAAGGTCGCAGAGTCCGGCATGTCCGCCGGCTTCGGCGAGCTCATCAACGACGGCGACACCGACGTCACCGTGGTCTCGGCCACGACCGAAGCCGCATCGACGGTCGAGCTGCACGAAACCGCCGCCGACGATAGCGGTCAGACGGTCATGCGCGAGGTCGAGGGCGGCTTCGTCATCCCGGCGAACGGCGCGCTCACGCTCGAGCCCGGCGGCAACCACCTCATGCTCATGGGCCTCACCGCTCCGCTGGCCGCGGGCGAGGAAGTCGAGGTCACCCTCATCTTCTCGGACGACACGACGTACGCCTTCACCGCACCCGTGAAGGACTACGCCGGCGCGAACGAGACCTACGAGGGTGAGGACATGCACGAGAAGACCGACCACTGA
- a CDS encoding metal-sensitive transcriptional regulator, whose amino-acid sequence MTDSTATAAVVVHDPEAQRKIANRLRRAHGQLAAVIAAVESDASCRDIVQQLSAVSKALDRAGFLVISTALKECLNDPDAEGSSNPEELEKLFLSLA is encoded by the coding sequence ATGACCGACTCCACCGCTACCGCGGCCGTCGTCGTCCACGACCCCGAGGCGCAGCGCAAGATCGCCAACCGGCTGCGCCGCGCGCATGGTCAGCTGGCCGCAGTGATCGCCGCCGTCGAGTCCGACGCCTCGTGCCGCGACATCGTGCAGCAGCTCTCGGCCGTGTCGAAGGCGCTCGACCGCGCCGGGTTCCTGGTGATCTCCACCGCGCTCAAGGAGTGCCTGAACGACCCCGACGCCGAGGGCAGCTCGAACCCCGAGGAGCTGGAGAAGCTCTTCCTCTCGCTGGCCTGA
- a CDS encoding DNA-binding protein gives MDLPKIGAPAGRALEQAQIRTMDDVRRVGLDHIATLHGVGPKAIELLREALTD, from the coding sequence ATGGACCTCCCGAAGATCGGCGCACCCGCAGGCCGTGCCCTGGAGCAGGCTCAGATCCGCACGATGGACGATGTGCGACGCGTGGGGCTGGATCACATCGCGACGCTTCACGGAGTGGGCCCGAAGGCCATCGAGCTGCTGCGAGAGGCACTGACGGACTGA
- a CDS encoding TetR/AcrR family transcriptional regulator yields MSANGGMAAKGPGRPRRASRDEVRAIAIGLFAKQGYAATSLTEIAREVGVSRTTLFSYFPAKRDLMWDEFDARAERMRQSLAASEGLPAMDAIVAAILALAHYSTADRASFTARWRIVDADDELRAAAALRTAALSGEILEHVHRCAPELDRDRAGDVIRALMAIGERATSDWAAAPEVSEPLDTVMARRMHPFVEALRPLLG; encoded by the coding sequence GTGAGCGCGAACGGTGGAATGGCGGCCAAAGGCCCGGGACGCCCGCGGCGCGCGAGCCGGGACGAGGTGCGCGCCATCGCCATCGGCCTGTTCGCGAAGCAGGGGTACGCCGCGACGTCGCTCACCGAGATCGCGCGGGAGGTCGGCGTCAGCCGCACGACGCTGTTCTCGTACTTCCCTGCCAAGCGCGACCTCATGTGGGACGAGTTCGACGCACGGGCCGAGCGGATGCGGCAGAGCTTGGCGGCTTCCGAGGGTCTGCCCGCGATGGACGCCATCGTCGCCGCGATCCTCGCCCTCGCGCACTACAGCACCGCCGACCGCGCGTCGTTCACCGCACGCTGGCGCATCGTGGATGCCGATGACGAGCTGCGGGCGGCGGCGGCTCTGCGCACCGCGGCGCTCAGCGGGGAGATCCTGGAGCACGTGCACCGGTGCGCGCCCGAGCTCGATCGTGACCGCGCGGGGGATGTGATCCGCGCGCTCATGGCCATCGGCGAGCGCGCGACCTCGGACTGGGCCGCTGCCCCCGAGGTGAGTGAGCCGCTCGACACGGTCATGGCGCGGCGGATGCATCCGTTCGTGGAGGCACTGCGCCCGCTGCTCGGGTGA
- the arfB gene encoding alternative ribosome rescue aminoacyl-tRNA hydrolase ArfB — translation MPAAYRPGLRVTPGLTIAESELTWRFSRSSGPGGQGVNTTDSRVELVWDAAGSASLTPHQRERILQRLSGRLIGGVLTITASEHRAQVRNRDAARERLAALVADALRPPAPSRRATKPTRGAKERRLTAKKQRTDVKRLRRRPED, via the coding sequence ATGCCCGCCGCCTATCGACCCGGACTGCGCGTCACGCCTGGGCTGACGATCGCGGAGTCAGAGCTGACCTGGCGATTCTCACGCTCCTCTGGACCCGGCGGGCAGGGCGTGAACACCACCGACTCGCGGGTGGAGCTGGTATGGGATGCCGCCGGCTCGGCATCCCTGACCCCGCATCAGCGCGAGCGGATCCTCCAGCGACTGTCGGGTCGTCTGATCGGGGGAGTGCTGACCATCACGGCATCCGAGCATCGCGCCCAGGTGCGCAACCGCGACGCCGCGCGCGAACGGCTGGCGGCGCTCGTCGCCGACGCACTGCGACCACCGGCGCCATCCCGCCGCGCGACGAAGCCGACCCGGGGAGCGAAGGAGCGGCGCCTGACCGCGAAGAAGCAGCGCACCGACGTCAAGCGGCTGCGCCGCCGGCCCGAGGACTGA
- a CDS encoding nuclear transport factor 2 family protein: protein MMAHADALLTSARATEEAMLTPELRRDPKRVRELLHPDFVEVGRSGRRWSRDDIVTALVDEHPLPVVTDEWEAVQLAPDLALVTYTITGPGQPSRHSSLWVQSDGRVRLRFHQGTFVAQE, encoded by the coding sequence ATGATGGCTCACGCCGACGCACTCTTGACCTCCGCCCGCGCCACCGAGGAGGCGATGCTGACTCCTGAGCTCCGGCGCGATCCCAAGCGGGTGCGAGAACTGCTGCACCCGGACTTCGTCGAGGTGGGCCGGTCGGGCCGGCGCTGGTCTCGCGACGATATCGTGACGGCCCTCGTCGACGAACACCCCCTCCCGGTCGTGACCGACGAGTGGGAGGCAGTGCAGCTCGCGCCGGATTTGGCGCTGGTCACCTACACGATCACCGGACCTGGGCAGCCGAGCCGGCATTCGTCCCTGTGGGTGCAATCCGACGGACGCGTACGGCTGCGCTTCCATCAGGGAACGTTCGTCGCGCAGGAGTGA
- a CDS encoding ester cyclase, whose translation MESWELREWFADYVDAVNRHDLEAIRSFLDPAVRRAHLPGGADAWIEDLADLFHAFPDWRWRRIQLVVEDDRVAAHLRGSGTHQNAFRGIASTRRHVNVAEFAFYRVANGRIVEATGSGAAELLAQLRGE comes from the coding sequence ATGGAGTCGTGGGAGCTGCGCGAGTGGTTCGCGGACTACGTCGACGCGGTCAATCGCCACGACCTCGAGGCCATCCGGTCGTTCCTCGACCCGGCTGTGCGTCGGGCGCACCTTCCGGGAGGGGCGGATGCGTGGATCGAGGATCTCGCGGATCTGTTCCACGCCTTTCCGGACTGGCGCTGGCGCCGCATTCAGCTCGTCGTCGAAGACGACCGCGTCGCCGCGCACCTGCGCGGCAGCGGCACGCACCAGAACGCTTTCCGGGGCATCGCGTCGACGCGTCGTCACGTCAATGTGGCGGAGTTCGCCTTCTACCGCGTGGCCAACGGGCGGATCGTCGAGGCCACCGGCAGCGGCGCCGCCGAACTGCTCGCCCAGCTGCGCGGGGAGTGA
- a CDS encoding copper resistance CopC family protein has product MSPFRKFTAGVAAAVVVVLAVAGPASAHDELSSSSPAADERLETAPASVSLEFTADVMQVGALVMIADADGGDWAAGEPVVEYSTVTVPVEEGMPEGGYEVRWRVVSSDGHPISGVIPFTVGDAEPLQRPADADADTGADDAASTSEPEQQSQNTSQDGGLARVAVIGAAGAAVAVAAFAGIHFLRRRRSAGGTDESGN; this is encoded by the coding sequence ATGTCCCCGTTCCGCAAGTTCACCGCCGGTGTGGCCGCCGCTGTCGTCGTGGTGCTGGCGGTCGCCGGCCCCGCCTCGGCCCACGACGAACTGTCGTCGAGCAGCCCGGCCGCCGACGAGCGGCTGGAAACCGCGCCGGCATCGGTGTCGTTGGAGTTCACCGCCGATGTGATGCAGGTGGGCGCGCTCGTCATGATCGCCGACGCCGACGGCGGCGACTGGGCGGCCGGCGAACCGGTCGTCGAGTACAGCACCGTGACGGTGCCGGTGGAGGAGGGCATGCCCGAGGGCGGCTATGAAGTGCGGTGGCGCGTCGTCTCGTCGGACGGCCACCCCATCTCCGGCGTGATCCCGTTCACGGTGGGCGACGCCGAACCGCTGCAGCGGCCGGCGGATGCCGATGCCGACACCGGCGCCGACGACGCGGCATCCACCTCGGAGCCGGAACAGCAGAGTCAGAACACCTCGCAGGACGGCGGTCTTGCCCGGGTCGCCGTCATCGGCGCGGCCGGGGCAGCGGTCGCTGTCGCCGCCTTCGCCGGCATCCACTTCCTTCGCCGCCGGCGCTCCGCCGGTGGCACCGACGAGTCGGGCAACTGA